The DNA segment AAACCTCCGCCACCTACATCGGCACCAGCCGAAGATCTCACCACAGACTACATGAACATCTTAGGTAAatgaaaacctcctttttatCTGAAAAACCTTGACCAACATACAGAAGtacaataaagattattttcagGGATGGTGTTCTCAATGTGTGGCCTGATGATGCGTCTTAAGTGGTGTGCCTGGACAGCTGTATTCTGCTCAAGTATTAGTTTTGCTAATTCCAGAGTTTCAGATGACACAAAACAGGTAAAAATGACTTAGAGTATACATTTTGTGCtccttatttaaatgtataacttCTCCTACAAGCtgtttgttactttaaaatattatagtttaaagTAAC comes from the Trichoplusia ni isolate ovarian cell line Hi5 chromosome 22, tn1, whole genome shotgun sequence genome and includes:
- the LOC113504458 gene encoding protein Asterix; translated protein: MQLTSDPRRADRERRFKPPPPTSAPAEDLTTDYMNILGMVFSMCGLMMRLKWCAWTAVFCSSISFANSRVSDDTKQIVSSFMLSISAVVMSYLQNPAPMSPPWAALTT